A stretch of Chloracidobacterium validum DNA encodes these proteins:
- the cas6 gene encoding type I-MYXAN CRISPR-associated protein Cas6/Cmx6 codes for MGQKVQAQHPNHNTLEGHNMLKTVELCFFVSGDWLPVDHGYHLYAAVARHLEWVHDNPDIGIAPLRGIYGGNGKLLLQPWSRLIIRTPTEKLPALLKLAGRQLDVDGRRLRVSIPTVHSLVSAPVLYAHLVTTKNGDDETRFDAEITRQLNQINVAGHVERGARRTLSVHGRRIVGYSLTISQLSEEGAVILQAVGLGGRRRMGCGIFFARKESELR; via the coding sequence TTGGGTCAAAAAGTACAAGCCCAACACCCAAACCATAACACTTTGGAGGGACATAACATGCTGAAAACTGTTGAGTTGTGTTTTTTTGTTTCCGGGGACTGGTTGCCGGTTGATCACGGCTATCACTTGTATGCCGCTGTTGCGCGTCACCTGGAATGGGTTCATGACAATCCTGACATTGGTATTGCGCCACTGCGCGGCATCTACGGCGGCAATGGCAAACTGCTGCTTCAGCCGTGGAGTCGGTTGATTATACGAACTCCCACCGAAAAGCTCCCCGCGCTGCTGAAGCTGGCGGGCCGTCAGCTTGATGTGGATGGCCGGCGGCTACGGGTTAGTATTCCAACTGTGCATTCGTTGGTGTCCGCTCCAGTACTTTACGCACACTTGGTAACCACCAAAAACGGCGACGATGAGACGCGCTTTGACGCTGAAATTACACGCCAACTGAATCAAATCAACGTTGCCGGCCACGTTGAACGCGGCGCACGCCGAACGCTGTCCGTTCACGGCCGTCGCATTGTGGGCTATTCGCTTACCATTTCGCAGTTGAGTGAGGAAGGGGCTGTCATCCTGCAGGCGGTCGGTCTTGGCGGTCGCCGCAGAATGGGCTGCGGCATTTTTTTTGCCCGAAAAGAAAGTGAGCTGCGATGA
- a CDS encoding APH(3') family aminoglycoside O-phosphotransferase: MLSLRFSKQLSEITKNYHFVKDTEGMSPARVYKLIGCSENLYLKMSDSQYRGTTYDVEREKDVMLWLKGKVPVPEVLHFEQYESTNFLLMREVNGVVGHVYHQKQRDPEKMIRMYSEGIKLFQSVSILDCPFVSDIDFRLSELDYLLRNNLADIDIENWENDTPFRDPNELYTFLREHKPNEELVFSHGDFGDSNIFVANDQISGFVDLGRSGKADKWYDIAFCVHSIQHDMGNDKKYLDLFFDLLGIEPDWDKIRYYILLDELF, from the coding sequence ATGTTGAGCTTAAGGTTTTCCAAGCAGTTGAGTGAAATTACAAAAAATTATCATTTCGTGAAAGACACGGAAGGAATGTCCCCTGCCCGCGTGTATAAATTAATCGGTTGCAGTGAGAATCTTTACTTAAAAATGTCAGATAGCCAATATCGCGGAACAACATACGATGTTGAGCGTGAAAAAGACGTCATGCTATGGCTAAAAGGAAAAGTGCCTGTTCCAGAGGTATTGCATTTCGAGCAATACGAAAGCACAAATTTTTTACTCATGCGCGAAGTTAATGGGGTCGTAGGGCACGTATATCATCAAAAACAGCGTGACCCAGAGAAAATGATCAGAATGTACAGCGAAGGCATTAAACTTTTTCAATCTGTTAGCATTTTAGATTGTCCTTTTGTCAGCGACATAGACTTTCGTCTTAGCGAATTAGACTACTTACTACGAAACAATCTGGCCGATATAGATATCGAGAATTGGGAAAATGACACGCCTTTTAGAGATCCAAATGAGTTATATACCTTTCTAAGGGAGCATAAGCCAAACGAAGAACTTGTGTTTTCTCATGGTGATTTTGGAGATAGCAATATTTTTGTTGCGAACGATCAAATAAGCGGCTTTGTAGATTTGGGAAGAAGTGGAAAGGCAGACAAATGGTACGATATAGCCTTTTGTGTTCATTCCATTCAACACGATATGGGCAATGATAAAAAGTATCTTGATTTATTCTTTGACCTACTTGGTATCGAACCAGATTGGGATAAAATAAGGTACTATATTTTGCTGGACGAGTTATTTTGA
- a CDS encoding ferritin-like domain-containing protein yields MLRLPTREYVIAELDALIQQGAMLYQATANGNVRVLAGLLGPAYRGLIQKRGKREDSTALPVGYPANFDWRYERNQPEIRRLTEAAKTAQWNATTDLDWQRPVDPCDPSVELLPEKFHPAYWLPLWSKLTERERRQQVHALTSWLLSQFLHGEQGALYAAALTTTAVPWLDAKLYGGTQVMDESRHVEAFHTYLTTKLEKLYDINDNLYVVIDALMTDSRWDVKFLGMQIMIEGLALGAFTTLRQLSGEPLLRDLLKMIITDEARHVHFGVLALGEFYLKEVSERERRDREDWAFEMAVLLRNRFLLHEIYDEHFAHHIRRTQWNRLVLHSDMMAMFRRTMFRRIIPNLKRIGLLSDRIRPHYAQLGLLAFEHERAAPELTAQDLLSE; encoded by the coding sequence ATGCTTCGTCTGCCAACCCGCGAATACGTCATTGCGGAACTAGATGCTCTGATCCAACAAGGCGCGATGCTTTACCAGGCAACGGCCAACGGAAACGTCCGGGTTCTCGCCGGTTTGCTTGGCCCGGCTTACCGCGGCCTGATTCAAAAACGCGGCAAGCGTGAAGACAGCACTGCATTGCCGGTTGGGTATCCGGCCAACTTCGATTGGCGCTACGAGCGCAATCAGCCGGAAATTCGCCGCCTGACAGAAGCCGCCAAAACTGCCCAGTGGAATGCCACGACCGACCTTGATTGGCAGCGCCCGGTTGACCCCTGTGATCCGTCGGTTGAGCTGCTGCCGGAAAAGTTCCATCCGGCCTACTGGCTGCCGCTGTGGTCAAAGCTGACGGAGCGGGAACGTCGCCAACAGGTCCATGCGCTGACCAGTTGGCTGCTGAGTCAGTTCCTGCACGGCGAACAGGGGGCGCTCTATGCCGCTGCGCTGACCACCACGGCCGTGCCCTGGCTCGACGCCAAGCTGTATGGCGGAACGCAGGTCATGGACGAAAGCCGGCACGTCGAAGCCTTCCATACCTACCTGACGACCAAGCTCGAGAAGCTCTACGACATCAACGACAACCTCTACGTGGTGATTGATGCCCTCATGACCGATTCCCGCTGGGACGTGAAGTTTCTCGGCATGCAAATCATGATTGAAGGGCTGGCGCTGGGGGCCTTCACCACCCTGCGGCAGTTGTCCGGCGAGCCGTTGCTGCGCGACCTCCTCAAGATGATCATCACGGACGAAGCTCGCCACGTTCACTTTGGCGTTCTGGCGCTGGGCGAGTTCTATCTCAAGGAGGTCAGCGAACGGGAGCGCCGCGACCGCGAAGACTGGGCTTTTGAAATGGCGGTGTTGCTGCGCAATCGGTTTTTGCTGCACGAAATCTACGACGAGCACTTTGCCCATCACATTCGGCGCACCCAGTGGAACCGCCTCGTCCTGCACTCGGACATGATGGCGATGTTCCGCCGGACGATGTTTCGCCGCATCATTCCCAATCTCAAGCGGATTGGTTTGCTCAGCGACCGCATTCGTCCACACTATGCCCAACTTGGCTTGCTGGCCTTTGAACACGAACGCGCCGCGCCGGAACTCACGGCGCAAGACCTGCTCAGTGAATAG
- a CDS encoding argonaute PAZ domain-containing protein, whose translation MNLNLGLTKTKVLLNRFKVKKLDRYDLKFHEYKCNFKNNPKLGDEQKAISRICYKLDKIAVRLGSKIITREEISQEKMKHEDWDLSKLTTRNLDCKNPEEQKGIEAFERKILEKELTNAFPSMKVERSPGHGLIWWIPGKEGIEKSGDGWEIHRGREVDIVLESDGNLYLEIDVHYRFFTPWTLHQWLAEYPDIPVRYVRNTYKSEKNDHISWIYEGISEKRPEEFMIPELNETLADYHRKLGATEGEINDSKVVLVRRMNDRKSKPIGHLSKRLSPSLTMEMLAQVLEKQASEKKTNKDVLQIIRKDIDSRLVSSKDTAAKILRKVYKIAAENQKIQICEVDGYILPKANLLAKDGNKVTKVAQVRQKGCVAKGEIKFGCLNLFNNAHKYPDEVKKCLQEVAKSSNVNIEIESYRTANDLSDIELERKDFWETWSEEGVKTVLVVLPWSSSEKKQKIRNEALQAGIATQFIVPTPKADKNKALNVVLGLLCKAGWQPVKLGGVNLPDMAELIIGFDVGSNQGLFYGASAFAVLTDGQSLGWELPSIQMGETFPDEAVWQVVSNLLFKFRESRGAYPKKLLLMRDGLVQRGEFEKTISELGKMKIAVDIIGVRKSGASRMGKKVSTQAGKETYCDADIGTVVFRQEEKSFTLITSQPIKSENRTIGSARPLKVVHEYGDTSLELLALQTYHLSQLHPASGFQSCRLPWVLHLADRSSKEFQRIGQISILHNIDRKKLIAV comes from the coding sequence ATGAATCTCAATCTTGGATTAACGAAAACTAAAGTTTTGTTAAATAGATTTAAAGTAAAAAAGCTGGACAGATATGACTTAAAATTTCACGAGTACAAATGTAACTTCAAAAATAATCCAAAGCTCGGGGATGAACAAAAAGCTATCTCCAGAATCTGCTACAAATTAGATAAAATCGCTGTTAGACTAGGTAGTAAAATAATCACAAGAGAAGAAATCAGCCAAGAAAAAATGAAACATGAAGATTGGGATTTGTCAAAATTAACAACAAGAAACCTCGATTGTAAAAATCCAGAAGAGCAAAAAGGTATTGAAGCTTTCGAACGTAAAATTTTAGAAAAAGAACTGACAAATGCCTTTCCTTCAATGAAAGTTGAAAGATCGCCTGGGCATGGACTCATCTGGTGGATTCCCGGTAAAGAAGGTATAGAGAAATCCGGAGATGGATGGGAAATTCACAGAGGTAGAGAAGTAGATATCGTTTTAGAATCAGACGGAAATCTCTACTTAGAAATCGACGTACACTACCGGTTCTTTACACCCTGGACACTTCACCAATGGTTGGCAGAGTATCCTGACATTCCCGTTAGGTATGTGCGGAACACATACAAAAGTGAAAAGAATGACCATATTAGCTGGATTTACGAAGGTATCTCAGAAAAGCGACCGGAAGAGTTTATGATACCTGAGCTAAATGAGACCTTAGCAGATTATCACCGTAAGTTGGGAGCTACGGAAGGGGAGATAAACGATTCAAAAGTTGTACTTGTTAGGAGAATGAACGATCGAAAGTCCAAACCAATTGGACACCTCTCTAAAAGACTATCACCTAGCTTAACGATGGAAATGCTGGCACAAGTTCTTGAAAAACAAGCCTCTGAGAAAAAAACAAACAAGGACGTTCTTCAAATTATCAGGAAGGACATAGATAGTCGTTTAGTTTCGTCAAAGGATACAGCAGCAAAAATCCTAAGAAAAGTATATAAAATTGCCGCTGAAAATCAAAAAATCCAGATCTGTGAGGTAGATGGATACATTCTGCCGAAAGCGAATCTTTTAGCCAAAGACGGCAATAAAGTAACCAAGGTTGCCCAAGTCAGGCAAAAAGGATGCGTTGCAAAAGGCGAAATAAAATTTGGATGCCTTAACCTATTTAATAACGCTCACAAGTACCCAGATGAAGTGAAAAAATGTTTACAAGAAGTAGCAAAGAGTAGCAATGTGAACATAGAAATAGAATCGTACCGAACAGCAAATGATCTAAGCGACATCGAACTAGAACGGAAAGATTTCTGGGAAACCTGGTCCGAAGAAGGAGTCAAAACAGTTTTAGTAGTTCTTCCTTGGTCTTCTAGCGAGAAAAAGCAAAAAATTAGGAATGAGGCACTACAAGCAGGAATAGCCACCCAGTTCATCGTGCCGACACCAAAGGCAGACAAAAACAAAGCCCTGAATGTGGTCCTAGGGCTTCTTTGCAAGGCCGGTTGGCAGCCTGTAAAGCTGGGGGGAGTTAACCTGCCTGACATGGCTGAACTCATCATCGGTTTTGATGTGGGGAGCAATCAAGGCCTCTTTTACGGCGCTTCCGCATTCGCAGTTCTTACAGATGGACAAAGCCTGGGTTGGGAGCTGCCAAGCATACAAATGGGAGAGACGTTCCCCGACGAAGCAGTTTGGCAAGTGGTTTCTAATTTGCTCTTCAAATTTAGAGAAAGTCGTGGAGCATATCCTAAAAAACTGCTTCTAATGAGGGATGGTCTGGTTCAGAGAGGAGAGTTCGAAAAAACCATAAGTGAACTCGGGAAAATGAAGATAGCTGTTGACATCATAGGAGTCCGCAAAAGTGGCGCTAGCAGAATGGGAAAGAAAGTTTCCACACAAGCAGGGAAGGAAACTTATTGTGACGCAGACATAGGCACCGTTGTTTTCAGGCAAGAAGAGAAGTCGTTCACTTTGATAACGAGTCAGCCCATCAAATCCGAAAATAGAACAATCGGAAGCGCAAGACCGCTCAAGGTAGTCCATGAGTACGGTGACACTTCCCTGGAATTATTAGCCCTGCAAACTTATCACCTATCTCAGCTACATCCTGCCAGTGGGTTTCAATCGTGTCGCTTGCCCTGGGTTCTACACTTGGCTGACAGAAGTAGCAAGGAGTTTCAACGTATAGGACAGATAAGCATTTTGCACAACATTGACCGCAAAAAATTGATTGCCGTTTAG
- the trpD gene encoding anthranilate phosphoribosyltransferase, whose translation MTNETHPDSLDALLSGRLTDAEADAWLSRLTPEQATFEQFTALIAAVRALALPMPDIADDILDCCGTGGSGRPHFNVSTTVAFVLAARGVRVVKFGNRAATSASGSFDLLERLGVPVEYPLARLPVLLDVTNLAFLYAPQCYPALKSVAAARRRFGRPTLFNYIGPLLHPLRPAWRLMGVSHGRMQAFAAQWLANDSQTRRALVVRGDRDSDELTPVGTSSIYDVRPRQIAKFPWTATKPPDTSPPTATDTPEANLDRFWQIVSGQDTTSAAYHSVRLNAGFGLVVSGHAATPEEGMAQASELLATGQVKRQVEQFLARVRT comes from the coding sequence ATGACGAACGAGACCCATCCCGATTCTCTGGACGCGCTTCTGTCCGGCCGCCTGACCGACGCCGAAGCCGACGCCTGGTTGTCCCGGTTGACGCCCGAGCAGGCGACGTTTGAACAGTTTACTGCCTTGATTGCGGCCGTCCGCGCGCTGGCGCTGCCGATGCCGGACATCGCGGACGACATCCTCGACTGCTGTGGCACGGGCGGGAGCGGTCGCCCGCATTTCAACGTCTCCACAACCGTTGCCTTCGTTCTTGCCGCCAGGGGGGTGCGCGTCGTGAAGTTCGGCAACCGGGCCGCCACCAGCGCCAGCGGCAGCTTTGATTTGCTCGAACGGCTTGGCGTCCCCGTCGAATACCCCCTGGCGCGTCTCCCGGTCCTGCTTGACGTGACAAACCTGGCATTTCTTTACGCGCCCCAGTGCTACCCGGCGCTCAAGTCGGTAGCGGCGGCACGCCGGCGGTTTGGGCGTCCGACGCTGTTCAACTACATTGGGCCGCTTTTGCATCCGCTGCGTCCGGCGTGGCGCTTGATGGGCGTGTCGCACGGACGAATGCAGGCCTTTGCCGCGCAATGGCTGGCCAACGATTCCCAGACGCGCCGCGCCTTGGTCGTCCGCGGCGATCGGGATAGCGATGAACTGACCCCGGTCGGCACATCCAGCATCTACGACGTGCGGCCGCGGCAGATCGCCAAGTTCCCCTGGACGGCAACCAAGCCACCAGACACATCCCCGCCAACCGCAACGGACACGCCCGAGGCCAACCTCGACCGCTTCTGGCAAATCGTCAGTGGACAGGATACGACGTCGGCGGCGTACCACAGCGTCCGGCTCAACGCCGGATTTGGCCTGGTCGTGTCTGGTCATGCCGCGACGCCGGAAGAAGGCATGGCACAGGCTTCGGAGCTGCTGGCCACCGGACAGGTCAAACGGCAGGTTGAGCAGTTTCTGGCGCGCGTCCGAACGTGA
- the cas3 gene encoding CRISPR-associated helicase Cas3', whose amino-acid sequence MTKHPRHLLAKSYSTQKYPQIPPDYALLTQHSRDVAEACAALTRVIGPVIEEYANVQLGADDFTRAGKATGWVEDLGKANSHFQLMLAGQPQIKQLLRHEIISGLLLWQNQPLRQWIEPSLGEWFIPALWAAMGHHLRFDRDTRADSNCPSLTVFLAHKDFKSILGELGSDLALTEPPPDLTDFTIAADKREPCDVAALNALRNLKDDFEEAKEKFSSDEWRKRIAVLKALGIAADVAASAVAAEGQMKSNYSLTTFINEALQVGLTDSDCQQLIDNWASRHCEGNLQVRPFQRAVADSPSFVTLARAGCGSGKSLAAYLWAKAWCAKTTAGEKTTVEGRSFRLFFCLPTTGTTTEHFKDYALESGIPASLTHSRSEVDLKSLAQTADQESNFNVRDAAIGALIDARDKIESLALWDTPLVVSTADTVLGLMGNARRSLYAFPAIVSSAIVFDEIHAFDDRLFGHLLMFLKYFPRQPVLLMTASLPQHRLDALQSIRNDLHIVDGPPELERLERYQLDHGEDEQKVWDAIKACVQSNGKVLWVRNRVDWANQAYEACLERFPEVMVNVYHSRFRYKDRSRLHRHVIDHFKQKPKQAQILIATQVAEMSLDLSADLLVTDIAPIPSLIQRLGRLNREPWPSAPKSALVCPLPAAMGQGDDPALPYVADDLSAAEMWLTKLIEKGTPLSQFDLADAFGCLSHTEAFDICMAEEKACFFSGLWETRPGKTREDGYTISVILEVDLNQCHQRNRHGEPTRDWLTEHEVAIPFKSEVLKWGVVGNRRVAPSQCITYDFDPTTMKGVGARWASGQPITNCQIL is encoded by the coding sequence ATGACGAAGCATCCACGACACTTACTTGCCAAATCGTATTCCACTCAAAAGTACCCCCAAATCCCCCCGGACTACGCCCTGCTCACGCAGCACAGCCGCGACGTTGCCGAAGCGTGTGCCGCACTGACTCGTGTCATTGGGCCGGTCATTGAAGAATATGCCAACGTCCAACTGGGGGCTGACGATTTCACAAGAGCTGGCAAAGCTACCGGGTGGGTTGAGGACCTAGGCAAGGCTAACAGTCACTTTCAATTGATGTTGGCAGGTCAGCCGCAGATCAAGCAGCTACTTCGCCACGAAATAATTTCGGGGCTGCTACTCTGGCAGAACCAGCCCCTGCGGCAATGGATCGAGCCGTCACTAGGCGAATGGTTCATCCCGGCATTGTGGGCGGCGATGGGACACCATTTGAGATTTGACAGGGACACCAGGGCCGATAGCAACTGCCCATCCCTCACGGTTTTTTTGGCGCACAAGGATTTCAAGTCTATTTTGGGCGAACTTGGTTCTGACTTGGCTTTGACTGAGCCACCACCAGATCTGACCGACTTCACGATTGCGGCCGACAAGAGAGAGCCTTGCGATGTCGCTGCGTTGAACGCTCTCCGCAACCTGAAAGATGACTTCGAGGAAGCTAAGGAGAAGTTTTCGAGCGACGAATGGCGTAAGCGAATCGCTGTGCTAAAAGCACTTGGTATCGCTGCTGACGTTGCGGCCAGCGCGGTTGCGGCCGAAGGCCAAATGAAGTCAAATTACTCGTTGACTACATTCATCAACGAAGCATTGCAAGTTGGTCTCACTGACTCGGATTGCCAACAACTGATTGACAACTGGGCGTCGAGACATTGTGAGGGAAACTTACAGGTTCGCCCGTTCCAGCGTGCCGTCGCCGACTCGCCAAGTTTCGTCACCCTTGCGCGTGCCGGCTGTGGGTCAGGTAAAAGCTTGGCCGCGTACTTGTGGGCGAAGGCTTGGTGCGCAAAAACAACGGCCGGAGAAAAAACAACGGTCGAAGGTCGGAGCTTTCGGCTTTTCTTCTGCCTACCGACGACCGGAACGACCACTGAACACTTCAAGGATTATGCCCTTGAATCAGGCATTCCTGCCAGCCTTACGCACTCGCGGTCAGAGGTTGATTTGAAATCCCTGGCCCAGACTGCCGATCAAGAATCCAACTTCAACGTTAGGGACGCAGCGATTGGCGCGCTCATTGATGCCCGCGACAAAATCGAATCGTTGGCGCTGTGGGACACACCACTCGTTGTGTCAACGGCCGACACCGTACTGGGGTTGATGGGCAATGCGCGCAGGTCACTCTATGCATTTCCGGCGATTGTATCCAGCGCCATTGTTTTCGACGAGATTCACGCCTTCGATGACCGACTGTTCGGTCATCTCCTCATGTTCTTGAAGTATTTCCCTCGTCAACCGGTGCTGCTGATGACGGCTTCTCTCCCCCAGCACCGTTTGGACGCTTTGCAGAGCATTCGGAACGATCTGCACATTGTTGATGGCCCCCCTGAACTGGAAAGACTTGAACGGTACCAGCTCGATCACGGTGAGGACGAACAGAAGGTTTGGGATGCCATCAAAGCCTGCGTCCAGAGTAACGGGAAAGTGCTGTGGGTGCGCAATCGTGTTGACTGGGCTAACCAAGCCTATGAAGCGTGTTTGGAGCGTTTTCCCGAGGTGATGGTCAATGTTTATCACTCAAGGTTTCGCTACAAGGATCGAAGTCGGTTGCACCGCCATGTCATTGACCACTTCAAGCAGAAGCCGAAGCAAGCCCAGATTTTGATTGCGACGCAAGTGGCGGAAATGTCCCTCGATTTGTCGGCGGATTTGCTTGTCACCGACATCGCACCGATTCCATCACTCATTCAGCGGCTAGGACGGTTAAATCGAGAGCCTTGGCCTTCTGCGCCAAAATCTGCGTTAGTTTGTCCACTCCCGGCTGCAATGGGCCAAGGCGATGACCCAGCATTGCCTTACGTTGCAGACGACCTAAGCGCAGCCGAAATGTGGTTGACGAAGCTCATTGAGAAAGGCACGCCACTGAGTCAGTTCGACCTCGCCGATGCTTTTGGCTGCCTCTCCCACACCGAAGCCTTTGACATTTGTATGGCTGAAGAAAAGGCGTGTTTCTTTTCCGGCCTGTGGGAAACCCGCCCGGGCAAGACACGCGAGGATGGATACACGATAAGCGTCATTCTTGAGGTAGACCTGAACCAATGCCACCAACGCAACCGCCATGGCGAACCAACGCGCGACTGGCTGACCGAACACGAAGTCGCCATTCCATTCAAATCTGAGGTCTTGAAATGGGGCGTCGTTGGAAATCGGCGCGTCGCGCCGTCCCAGTGTATTACCTATGACTTTGACCCAACAACCATGAAAGGAGTGGGAGCGCGATGGGCAAGCGGCCAACCAATTACCAACTGCCAAATCCTTTGA
- a CDS encoding helix-turn-helix transcriptional regulator yields the protein MDIKPRLHFRQLERFTWIHAEIQSGRFPNTCSIAEKFEISRKTAQETIAFMRDRFNLPLAYSGRQRGFYYTEPVHSLPWLTLTEGEVAAILIAERLAQAYAGGLSSDIANVLVKVVQSFTDRVSVDLTHLLNAQSVEPLPTSSINHEHFKALLQAIAQHKRIYMNYFTQSSGETKARKLDPLHLHSARAEWYVIGFDHLRNKVLDFHLGRIREITVLDETFEPPTGFDIERYLARGFGMIRGDGQLYDVVVQFDAYQARWIRQQSKVHKTALYEDLPDGGLRVTMQVGALEGVKQWVMQYGAHVQVVAPPALRDLVRREAEALLAHYSDAAKEAT from the coding sequence ATGGATATCAAACCACGCCTGCATTTTCGCCAACTCGAACGCTTCACATGGATTCACGCTGAAATCCAGTCCGGGCGGTTTCCAAACACTTGCTCGATTGCCGAGAAATTTGAAATTTCGCGCAAAACCGCGCAGGAAACAATCGCTTTCATGCGTGATCGCTTCAACTTGCCACTTGCCTACAGCGGGCGGCAACGCGGGTTTTATTATACCGAGCCGGTTCACTCGCTTCCGTGGCTGACGCTCACGGAAGGTGAAGTTGCGGCTATTCTTATAGCCGAACGATTAGCTCAGGCATACGCCGGCGGACTCTCATCAGACATTGCCAATGTTTTGGTGAAAGTTGTGCAGTCGTTCACGGATAGGGTATCGGTTGATTTGACGCACTTGCTGAACGCGCAGTCAGTTGAACCACTACCAACCAGTTCCATCAACCATGAGCATTTCAAGGCGCTCCTGCAGGCCATTGCTCAACACAAACGCATTTACATGAATTACTTCACCCAAAGTTCGGGTGAGACAAAGGCACGAAAACTTGATCCGTTGCACCTACATAGCGCCCGGGCCGAGTGGTACGTCATTGGCTTCGATCACCTACGAAACAAGGTGCTGGATTTTCATTTAGGACGCATTCGTGAGATTACGGTACTCGATGAAACGTTTGAACCACCAACTGGCTTTGACATCGAACGATATCTGGCGCGCGGATTCGGGATGATTCGCGGTGATGGACAGCTTTATGACGTGGTCGTGCAGTTTGACGCTTACCAGGCACGGTGGATTCGTCAACAAAGTAAGGTTCACAAGACGGCTCTTTATGAAGACCTGCCAGATGGGGGATTGCGGGTCACGATGCAGGTCGGCGCGCTGGAAGGCGTCAAGCAGTGGGTTATGCAGTACGGTGCGCATGTGCAGGTCGTGGCTCCGCCGGCCCTACGCGACTTGGTACGGCGAGAGGCAGAAGCCCTGCTGGCTCACTACTCCGATGCGGCAAAAGAGGCTACCTGA